The Tessaracoccus timonensis sequence CGGAAATCCATAGGGGGCATTACACGACGCCAGGAGGTCAAACCGATATGTCGAGCGGCAGGGTCTCCTAGCTACGCACTCGCTCGAGGTCGTTCGGGCCGAAGCCTTGCGGAAGCACCTGTTCCCATGGGAGGTCCCCCTCCGGGGTGCGCACGACGAGGCCCTCCCCCGCATGCTCGTGGAGCAGCTGACGACAACGGCCGCACGGCATGATGAGCTCGCCGAGCTTGTTGACGCACAGGAACGCGACGAGCTTGCCGCCGCCCGACTTCCACAGCTCGGATATCAGACCACACTCGGCGCAGAGCGTCATGCCCAGGCTCGCATTTTCCACGTTGCATCCCGAAATCATGCGGCCATCGTCGACGAATGCCGCCGCCCCCACCGGGTACTCGGAATAGGGCACGTACGAGAATTTCGTCATGCGCTTGGCCTCGGCGAGGAGGGCGTCCCAGTCGGTCATCAGTGGCTCTTCTCGTAGTGCTGGCCGTCAGCTGCAGGCGGCCGCACCCGGCCGATCAGTCCGGCGACAGCGACGATGGTGATGAGGTACGGCAGGGCGGAAAGGAAGTCGCCCGGCATGGGGGTGTTCAGCGGGCTCAGCGTCTGCGCGAGCTGCCTCGAGAAGCCGAAGAACAACGCCATGCAGGCCGCGAGCACCGGGTGCCAGCGCCCCATTATCACCGCTGCGAGCGCGATGAAGCCATTGCCTGCGGTGACGCCCGTCGTCTGGAACGCGCCCGAGCTACCGATCGTGAAGAACGCGCCACCGAACCCTGCAAAGACGCCGCCAAGCACCACTGATTGGAACTTGGTGCGAATGACGTCGATGCCGACGGTGTCCGCAGCGTGTGGGTGTTCACCCACCGCGCGCACACGGAGTCCCCACTTCGTTTTGTAAAGCATGAACCACACGAACGCCACCGCGATCACCGCGATGTACGTGAGCGGACGCTGGACGAACAAGATGGGGCCAAGGAACGGGATCTTGCTGATCACCGGAATCTCCACCGGCGTCATCACCGAGACGGAGTTCAGATTCGACGAGCCCTTCACCAGCTGCTCATACATGAAGCCGGTGAAACCTGTCGCAAGGAGGTTCACCACCACGCCGAGCACCACGTGATCGACCAGGTACTTCAGCGTGAACACCGCCAGCAGCAGCGCCGACAGCACGCCGGCAAGCACTGCAGCGAACATGGCTGCCCAGAGATTCTGCGTGAGGCCAGCGACGACGCTCGCGGTGAACGCGGCCGTCAGCATCTGACCTTCGATGGCGACGTTCACCACGCCCGCTCGTTCGGACAGCACGCCGCACAACGCACCGAGCACGATGGGTGTGGCGTACTGCAGCGTGCCGTTGAGCTGGTTCGTGAGCGTGAACGGCAGCGGGGCATCCGCAGCCGACCAGACGATAAACCCGACGAACAACGCGATGCCAGCCAGCGTGCCAAGCAGCGTCGACCAGGGTTTGGGAACCTTCCGCACCAGGAAGAATGCGCCGACGAACAGCATCACCACGGCGCACAGCACCGTCACGGGCAGGGCCGGAACGGACAGCGTCGGCAACTGCACTTCGTCGAGCACATCGGATAGAGCGATCTGCGAGACGCCGCGGGAAGTCACGCCGCCGATCAGCAGGAGCAACCCGACGATGGCGATCAGCGCACCGGAGGACAACCGGTGGCGTCGCTTCTCCGCCGATTCGACGTTGGTGTTCGTGTCGACCGTCTGCGGGGTAACCGACGTGGTGGTCATGCCGTCACCGCCTTTTCCTCCACAACTTTCACTTTTCGCTCACGCAGGAACGGCAACAGCCATTTCACGAACGCGGGGGCCGCTACGAACAGCACGATGAGCGCCTGAATGAGATCCACCAAATCCGACGGCGTGTTGGCGTGGATCTGCATGTGCACACTGCCTTCCTTGAGTGCGCCGAACAGCAGCCCGGCGAACAGCACACCCAGCGGGCGCGAGCGTCCGAGGAGCGCGACGGTGATGGCGTCGAAGCCGATGGCTCCGACGATGCCCGCCGACAGCTGGGTGGGATAGCTGGTGAGCATCTCGGGGGCGGTGACCGCGTTCACACCCGCCATGCCGGCGAGCGCGCCGGCGAGCGCCATCGTGACGATGGTCACCTGCGACACGTTCATACCGGCCGTCGCGGCGGCGTGGGGGTTGAGGCCGACGGCCTGAATGCGCAGCCCAAGCGTGGTGCGCTCAAGCAGCCACCAGATGAGCCCAACGCATACCAAGGCCAGGAAGAAGCCCAGGTGGAGGCGTGTGCCGTCGATACGGGGAAGGGTGGCCGACCAGGGCAGCTGCGGGCCGATCGGGTCGTTGCGGCCCGGATCCATGAAGGCGCGCTGCTGCATGAGGTACTGCATCATGAACACGGCGACGTAGTTGAGCATGATCGTGACGATCACCTCGTGGCTACCTGTTTTGGCCTTTAGGAAGCCGACGATGCCGCCCCACAGCATGCCGCAGGAGACGCCGACGAGGATGACGAGCGGCAGGTGCACAATCATCGGGAGCCCCTTCACCGTGAAACCGATGAACGCTCCCCACACAGCACCCATGATGGCTTGGCCCTGGCCACCGATGTTGAACAGCCCGGCGCGAAACGCCAACGCGACGCCCAGACCGGCGAAGATCAGCGGCGTGGCTTGCGCCGTCGTTTTCGTGAAGGCCACCCACGACCCGAACGCGCCTTGCACCAGCGCCGAGTACGTCGTCGCCATCTTCTCCCACGACGCACCGAGCGCGTCACCGGGCCGAGCGAAGAAATACGACCACTTGGAGGCGACCTCCGGGTCGAGCACGATCATCACGATGGAACCGACGACGAACGCCAACACCAGCGCCCAGAACGTGACCGCGGCGGAGTTGAGCCACGCGGCCCATGGCGCCTTCGGCTTGGGATCCTTCGCTTCGCGCGGCTCGCGAGTTTCGTTGTCACTCACCGGCTTCCACCCCTCTCGCGGCAGTGGCGTCGTCGCCTTGTCCGGCGATGGCATCTTCATAACTGACACCGGCCATCATCAAGCCGAGCACCTCTCTGGATGTGTTGGAAGGCACCACGCCGACGATCTTTCCGCGGTACATCACCGCGATTCGGTCGGCGAGCGATTCCACTTCTTCTAGCTCGGTGGAGACGATCAGCACCGCAGTGCCCTTGTCGCGTTCCTCGACGATGCGCTTGTGCAGGAACTCGATGGCGCCGACGTCGACGCCTCGGGTGGGCTGGCTTGCCAGCAGCAGGCTGAGGTCGCGCGACAGCTCGCGGGCAAGCACCACCTTCTGCTGGTTGCCACCCGACAGCGAGTTCACCGGCGACGACGTCGACGTCGTGCGGATATCGAACTCTTCAACACGTTGGGTGGCGTTGTCAGCGATCTTCCCCAGCTCGAGATTGCCGTGCTTGGAGAACGCGCTCAGATTATTGATGACGAGGTTCTGTGCGACGGAGAATTCCCCGACGAAACCGTCGCGGCGTCGGTCTTCCGGCACGAAGCCCAGGCCCGCGTCGATGGTTTGCCGGGGCTTCGCGTGCGTAACGTTGACCCCGTCGAGGGTGACGGTTCCCGTCGCGATGGGCAGGGTGCCGAGCAGGCCAGCCGCGAGTTCAGACTGGCCGTTGCCCTGTACGCCGGCGAGACAGACGATCTCCCCGCCGCGCACGGTGAGGGACAAATCGTCGA is a genomic window containing:
- a CDS encoding cytidine deaminase — its product is MMTDWDALLAEAKRMTKFSYVPYSEYPVGAAAFVDDGRMISGCNVENASLGMTLCAECGLISELWKSGGGKLVAFLCVNKLGELIMPCGRCRQLLHEHAGEGLVVRTPEGDLPWEQVLPQGFGPNDLERVRS
- a CDS encoding ABC transporter permease; amino-acid sequence: MTTTSVTPQTVDTNTNVESAEKRRHRLSSGALIAIVGLLLLIGGVTSRGVSQIALSDVLDEVQLPTLSVPALPVTVLCAVVMLFVGAFFLVRKVPKPWSTLLGTLAGIALFVGFIVWSAADAPLPFTLTNQLNGTLQYATPIVLGALCGVLSERAGVVNVAIEGQMLTAAFTASVVAGLTQNLWAAMFAAVLAGVLSALLLAVFTLKYLVDHVVLGVVVNLLATGFTGFMYEQLVKGSSNLNSVSVMTPVEIPVISKIPFLGPILFVQRPLTYIAVIAVAFVWFMLYKTKWGLRVRAVGEHPHAADTVGIDVIRTKFQSVVLGGVFAGFGGAFFTIGSSGAFQTTGVTAGNGFIALAAVIMGRWHPVLAACMALFFGFSRQLAQTLSPLNTPMPGDFLSALPYLITIVAVAGLIGRVRPPAADGQHYEKSH
- a CDS encoding ABC transporter permease, yielding MPREGWKPVSDNETREPREAKDPKPKAPWAAWLNSAAVTFWALVLAFVVGSIVMIVLDPEVASKWSYFFARPGDALGASWEKMATTYSALVQGAFGSWVAFTKTTAQATPLIFAGLGVALAFRAGLFNIGGQGQAIMGAVWGAFIGFTVKGLPMIVHLPLVILVGVSCGMLWGGIVGFLKAKTGSHEVIVTIMLNYVAVFMMQYLMQQRAFMDPGRNDPIGPQLPWSATLPRIDGTRLHLGFFLALVCVGLIWWLLERTTLGLRIQAVGLNPHAAATAGMNVSQVTIVTMALAGALAGMAGVNAVTAPEMLTSYPTQLSAGIVGAIGFDAITVALLGRSRPLGVLFAGLLFGALKEGSVHMQIHANTPSDLVDLIQALIVLFVAAPAFVKWLLPFLRERKVKVVEEKAVTA